A stretch of Paracoccus sp. N5 DNA encodes these proteins:
- a CDS encoding phage portal protein — translation MNVIDRVIGYFSPEVGLRRVTARAQASAVMNYDAASRGRRTYGWKAPATAADAAAFGSRERLRQISRDMIRNRAYAARARDVVVANVVGEGIIPSIRSDNANAKPVVEELMRRHLLSNDIDSLGEYDLQEMQQICMATVFSDGEVFLRRRARNARFGAALALPYQVELLEADCLDTTVQSNGANLVIEGVEYGPTGAIEAYHFLSEHPGAVRHGDTPTSTRVHWSDVIHVRRFDRPGQLRGVPWLAPVMMTLGELSDYQEAQILKQRMSSLMAIMLKWVGGSQKGTTGGKGLEELAPGAVVELPDGAEPVTVNPPTVEGYSDFMKQGLRAIAAGIGVTYESLAVDLEKVNFSSGRLGRNEMDRLVRMWQRGLMIAQFGAGMERWFRDGLRLVGHGGIPFTMDWTPPRRILVDPTKEIPAMIEEIDAGLNSRQGVQRELGRDPDRIREERVKDQQADKDDGLSIPPAAKPG, via the coding sequence ATGAACGTCATCGATCGTGTCATCGGCTATTTCAGCCCCGAGGTCGGGTTGCGGCGCGTCACGGCCCGGGCGCAGGCGTCGGCCGTCATGAACTATGACGCCGCCTCTCGTGGGCGGCGCACATATGGCTGGAAAGCACCTGCGACAGCGGCGGATGCCGCGGCTTTCGGTTCGCGCGAACGGCTGCGGCAGATCAGCCGCGACATGATCCGAAACCGTGCCTACGCGGCTCGGGCCCGCGATGTCGTGGTCGCGAACGTCGTCGGCGAGGGGATCATCCCATCGATCCGGTCGGATAACGCGAATGCCAAGCCCGTGGTCGAAGAGCTGATGCGGCGGCACCTCCTGTCGAACGACATCGATTCTCTTGGCGAATACGACCTGCAGGAGATGCAGCAGATCTGCATGGCGACGGTGTTCAGCGATGGCGAAGTATTCCTGCGCCGCCGCGCGCGGAATGCCCGCTTCGGTGCTGCCCTGGCACTGCCCTATCAGGTCGAGTTGCTGGAGGCCGACTGTCTCGACACGACCGTGCAGAGCAATGGCGCGAACCTGGTAATCGAAGGCGTCGAGTATGGGCCGACCGGCGCCATAGAGGCCTATCACTTCTTATCCGAGCATCCGGGCGCGGTGCGTCACGGCGACACGCCTACCTCGACGCGGGTGCATTGGTCCGACGTGATCCATGTCCGGCGCTTTGATCGGCCAGGGCAGTTGCGCGGCGTTCCCTGGCTCGCACCGGTCATGATGACGCTGGGAGAACTGTCGGATTACCAGGAGGCGCAGATCCTGAAGCAACGCATGTCGTCGCTGATGGCCATCATGCTGAAATGGGTCGGCGGATCGCAAAAGGGCACGACGGGTGGCAAAGGGCTCGAGGAACTGGCCCCTGGCGCGGTGGTCGAACTGCCGGACGGCGCCGAGCCGGTAACTGTCAATCCGCCCACGGTGGAAGGATATTCCGACTTCATGAAGCAAGGCCTGCGGGCCATCGCGGCCGGGATCGGGGTCACCTATGAATCTCTCGCGGTGGACCTGGAAAAAGTGAACTTCTCCTCGGGTCGCCTCGGTCGCAACGAAATGGACCGGCTGGTCCGGATGTGGCAGCGCGGTCTGATGATCGCCCAGTTCGGCGCCGGCATGGAACGCTGGTTCCGCGACGGACTGCGTCTGGTCGGCCACGGCGGCATCCCGTTCACCATGGACTGGACGCCGCCGCGTCGCATCCTGGTCGATCCGACCAAGGAAATCCCGGCCATGATCGAGGAGATCGATGCCGGTCTCAACAGCCGCCAGGGGGTGCAGCGCGAACTCGGGCGCGACCCAGACCGGATTCGCGAAGAGCGCGTCAAGGATCAGCAAGCCGACAAGGACGACGGGCTGTCGATACCGCCGGCTGCCAAGCCGGGCTAG
- a CDS encoding terminase small subunit, translated as MSLTITLADGSVLDVARYPLPDGVVDDGTPLNRAQLAKAFGVSENTITKWLSQGMPVESAGQNGVSYEFRLGHCWAWRQDRDDRSRAAKLRGDQLAAQAALAFRNLDDDQAEEEAELTADDLRKWSEAEYHRNRVAEQRGDLLRADRMRPLLEDLVVAFGTAMDNLPDFAEMNFGLSPAQVAQMQDYCDQVRGEARRLIEERLARGGAVIALNGRQSEMELG; from the coding sequence ATGTCGCTCACCATCACGCTGGCAGATGGGAGCGTGCTCGATGTCGCGCGCTATCCTTTGCCGGATGGCGTGGTCGATGACGGCACGCCTCTGAACCGCGCCCAGCTCGCCAAGGCCTTCGGCGTCTCGGAAAACACGATCACGAAATGGCTTTCGCAGGGCATGCCCGTCGAGAGCGCCGGCCAGAACGGGGTTTCCTACGAATTCCGACTCGGGCATTGCTGGGCGTGGCGGCAGGACCGCGATGATCGGTCCCGGGCCGCGAAGCTGCGCGGCGACCAGCTCGCCGCGCAGGCCGCGCTCGCGTTCCGCAACCTCGACGACGACCAGGCCGAGGAAGAGGCGGAACTGACCGCCGACGACCTGCGGAAATGGTCCGAGGCGGAATATCATCGCAACCGCGTGGCCGAGCAGCGGGGCGATCTGCTGCGCGCCGACCGGATGCGGCCGCTCCTCGAGGATCTGGTGGTCGCCTTCGGCACGGCGATGGACAACCTGCCGGACTTTGCCGAGATGAACTTCGGCTTGTCGCCGGCGCAGGTCGCGCAGATGCAGGATTACTGCGACCAGGTGCGGGGCGAGGCGCGGCGTCTTATCGAGGAGCGCCTGGCCCGGGGCGGTGCCGTGATCGCGCTGAACGGCCGGCAATCGGAAATGGAACTGGGCTGA
- a CDS encoding terminase gpA endonuclease subunit has product MVLMLDRGMGQLSRIPPLPPFITPEEMLADALPLLDPPSRITVTDAAEGALRVPIAGRWGEYDRGVTPYTIEPQDISQSRRFKGVIFVGPSQSGKSQMLLSVSAHAITCAPGPVQLIHMTKTDADAWVEEKLNPAIYNSPRLYERLGKARDDSTFSRKRFKGMRLTIGYPVANQLSSRSQRMVLLTDYDHMPQRLGPKDAPEDTPFGMALRRIKTFLSRGCVFVESTPAFPVDEDKARAANPLEPHLMPATTGGIVNLYNEGTRGRWYWQCPDCEDLFEPTYERLDYNRDLDPGEAGDSAVMVCPHCGSVLPHRHKAELNRRAAQHHGGWLHEGRVVDEATGRRNLVRIDDAEIRNTPFASYAFNGVAAAFSSWSGLVERYETARRAFEIDNDDLDFSGVHYTEIGVPYRRPKLEDEDALTVEVLREHALPLPKGIAPSWARFVTVMVDVQGNRFEVMAMAWGAEGERVALDRFAIHQPPDDAPSAKGDDGKYRAVDPGRYAEDANVLAELADRVYPVEGADWGLKPVAVVIDFNGPKGWSDNAEKFWRKQAREGRGGRFYLSIGRAGFNQRDRVWHEAPERASGGKKARGIRLLNMAVDRLKDSVAAALGRLDTPVNAQHVPSWMGAEHVAEHLAEQRGDKGWELRKGILRNESLDQSVQGLALAEHLGINRVNWEAPPAWCLAGMLNPNAVQLERPNDPDSARSRPDPDLPRAINFLRRR; this is encoded by the coding sequence ATGGTGCTGATGCTTGATCGCGGCATGGGGCAGCTGAGCCGCATCCCGCCGCTGCCGCCCTTCATCACACCGGAGGAGATGTTGGCGGACGCGCTCCCGCTGCTCGATCCGCCCAGCCGGATCACGGTCACGGACGCGGCTGAGGGCGCCCTGCGGGTGCCCATCGCAGGAAGGTGGGGCGAATATGATCGCGGTGTCACGCCCTACACCATCGAGCCGCAGGACATCTCGCAGTCTCGACGCTTCAAGGGCGTGATCTTTGTCGGGCCGTCGCAGAGCGGCAAGAGCCAGATGCTGCTTTCCGTATCTGCGCATGCAATCACCTGCGCGCCTGGCCCGGTGCAGCTGATCCACATGACCAAGACCGATGCCGACGCCTGGGTCGAGGAGAAGCTAAACCCGGCGATTTACAACAGCCCCCGGCTCTACGAACGACTGGGAAAAGCGCGCGACGACAGCACGTTTAGCCGCAAGCGCTTCAAGGGCATGCGCCTGACCATCGGCTATCCGGTGGCGAACCAGCTTTCGTCCCGTTCGCAGCGCATGGTGCTGCTGACGGATTACGATCACATGCCGCAACGGCTCGGGCCGAAGGATGCGCCTGAGGACACGCCTTTCGGCATGGCCTTGCGCCGCATCAAGACCTTCCTCAGCCGGGGCTGTGTCTTCGTCGAAAGCACGCCCGCCTTTCCGGTGGACGAGGACAAGGCCCGCGCTGCCAATCCGCTGGAGCCACACCTGATGCCTGCCACCACGGGCGGGATCGTGAACCTGTATAACGAGGGCACGCGCGGCCGCTGGTATTGGCAATGCCCGGATTGCGAAGATCTGTTCGAGCCTACCTATGAACGGCTCGACTATAACCGGGATCTCGATCCCGGCGAGGCCGGCGACAGCGCGGTCATGGTCTGCCCGCATTGCGGATCGGTCCTGCCGCATCGCCACAAGGCCGAGCTGAACCGGCGTGCTGCGCAGCACCATGGCGGCTGGCTGCATGAGGGCAGGGTGGTAGACGAGGCCACCGGGCGCCGGAACCTGGTCAGGATCGATGATGCGGAGATCCGCAACACGCCTTTTGCGAGCTATGCCTTCAATGGCGTCGCGGCGGCCTTCTCATCCTGGTCCGGACTGGTCGAACGCTACGAGACCGCCCGCCGGGCGTTCGAGATCGATAACGACGATCTGGATTTTTCCGGCGTCCATTACACCGAAATCGGCGTGCCCTATCGCCGGCCGAAGCTCGAGGACGAGGACGCGCTTACGGTCGAGGTGCTGCGCGAGCACGCGCTACCGCTGCCGAAGGGGATCGCGCCGAGCTGGGCGCGCTTCGTCACGGTCATGGTCGACGTGCAGGGCAACCGCTTCGAGGTGATGGCCATGGCCTGGGGCGCAGAAGGGGAGCGCGTCGCGCTTGATCGCTTTGCGATTCATCAGCCCCCCGATGATGCCCCGAGCGCAAAGGGCGACGACGGGAAATATCGGGCGGTCGATCCGGGCCGGTATGCTGAAGATGCCAACGTCCTGGCCGAACTCGCCGACCGGGTCTATCCGGTCGAGGGGGCGGATTGGGGCCTGAAACCGGTCGCGGTGGTAATCGACTTCAACGGCCCTAAGGGTTGGTCCGACAACGCCGAGAAGTTCTGGCGAAAGCAGGCACGCGAGGGTCGCGGCGGTCGCTTCTATTTGTCGATCGGCCGCGCCGGCTTCAACCAGCGCGATCGGGTCTGGCACGAGGCGCCGGAACGCGCCTCGGGTGGCAAGAAGGCGCGCGGCATCCGGTTGCTCAACATGGCGGTAGACCGGTTGAAGGATTCGGTTGCCGCGGCGCTGGGGCGGCTGGATACGCCGGTCAATGCCCAGCACGTTCCGTCCTGGATGGGCGCGGAGCATGTTGCCGAGCATCTCGCCGAACAGCGCGGCGACAAGGGCTGGGAATTGCGCAAGGGCATCTTGCGCAATGAGTCCCTCGACCAATCGGTGCAGGGCTTGGCACTGGCCGAGCACCTTGGCATCAACCGCGTCAACTGGGAGGCACCGCCCGCCTGGTGTCTGGCCGGCATGCTGAACCCGAACGCCGTCCAGTTGGAGCGGCCGAACGATCCCGACAGCGCGCGCAGCCGTCCCGACCCGGATCTGCCCCGCGCCATCAACTTCCTGAGGAGGCGTTGA